A segment of the Aureliella helgolandensis genome:
ACCGCCAAAGGGAATTCCGTAGCGAGATGCCTGCTCGTTGAGGATCTTGGCCTGGCGACCCGACATTGAGCGCCAGTGCTTTTGCGGTATCGTTTCGTAATACTGCCAACGGAGTCGCTCCTCCTTCTGCTTCTCATGCTGCTTGACAGCCGCCTCTTCGTCGCGCGACAAGTCATCCTTCCTGCCATCCATGATCTTGCGGTAAGCGCGTGCGACGACCTCAGATTTTTCAATCGTAACATCGCGTTTACCCGAACTTGCCAAAGTTACTTACCTTCCAAGAATCGTACGTTACGTGTGAAAGTTCTCGGCTTTCTATACCGCCCAAACCTCCCAAATCCCCAGGAAGTACCTACGCAATACAGGGGGGTTGAGCCCTCAGCGGCTTGCCTGAACACTCGACTCCATCGGTATGGGTGAGTCGCCCGTGCGCTGGAGTACCGCTGGCTTGCCACTGAACCGTTGATAGCGATCGACGATGACATCGCAGTAGATTGGATCGAGTTCCATCAGGAAGGCTTGCCTGCCCGTCTGTTCGCAGGCTAAGAGCGTGGTCCCGGAGCCTGCGAATGTATCCAGCACCTTGGAGCCACGCGCACTACTGTTCACGATGAGGTAGGCAAACAGTGCAACGGGCTTCATCGTGGGGTGTTGCTCGCTACGACTGGGTCGGTCGAAGTTTAGGACGGTCGTTTGCTTGCGGTCGGAGTACCAGCCATGCGATGCTCCGTCCTTCCAACCGTAGAGGCACGGCTCATGTTGCCAGTGGTAATCCTGACGCCCCATCACCATGATGTTCTTATTCCATATCAGACACTGACGCACCCGTTGACCACACTCGTGCACTGCGCCTCGGAAGGTGTACCCTTCGGAGTCAGCGTGCCAGATGTAGAACGCGGCGCCGGGCTTGGACACGTTGAAAGCGTTGGTGAAGGCCCCCAGTAGAAAGGCCTTGAATTCTTGGCCCGCCATCGAGTCGTTGGCTACTTTGAGGGCGTCCTTGGTCCTTCCCGTGTAGTCCACGTTGTAGGGAGGGTCGGTGAGCCACAGGTCGGCTTGCTGTCCATCCATGAGCCTAGCAAGGTCCTCAGGCTTGGTTGAGTCGCCACACAGTAGACGATGCTTCCCAAGTACCCACAGGTCACCAGGACGCGTCACAGGCTCCTCTGGTGGCAGTGGGACGTCGTCGGGGTCGCATTCACCGTCCTGCACCTCGCCTCCCATAATCCGGTCCAGCTCCTCGGCGTCGAAGCCCAGCAGGCCCAGGTCGTACCCATCGTCGCGCAGGCCGCACAGCTCCAGTGGCAGCAGGTCCATGTTCCAGTCGGCTATCGTCGCGGTCTGATTGTCTGCGATGCGGTAGGCTCGTACTTGCTCCTGGGTAAGGTCCGTTGCAATGTGGACCGGTACTTTGTCCAGTCCCAGCTTGTGTGCCGCTTGGAGTCGTGTGTGCCCACAGACGACAACACCCTCGGCATCAACGACGATTGGCTGCCGGAATCCGTACTCACGCAGCGAGGTGGCAACCGCCTCAACGGCGTGCTTGTTGATACGCGGGTTGCCAGGATACGGCTTGAGTTTCGACAGTGTCCACATCTCGATCTTCATGCTCGCCTCGGAGATTGGTTTGAACGTGGGGCACAAGGAGATAGACGGCCAAGCAGAACCAGGCTGCACGCCAAAAGAATCGTTCGCACGCGCGGGCCGTGGGGACGATGCATTCGCTCCAGATTGAGCCCTGGGAGCCGGATGACACGTTCGAAGACATTGGGAAGATCCTTTGCGAGAGAGCACACTGGTCGTGAAATATCCCGATGGGGAAATGCTGGGGAACCAATCGATGGAAGATTACTCAAGAGAGCTCATCCTGCGAGGCGCTAGGAGCCACTGCCTTGCCTTGCAGGAAGGCTTCCAGGTCATCCCGCCTGATGCGCCACGTGCCGCTAGCAAGCTTGCTGGCGGGCAACAGGCCACGTCTGAGCCATCGCCGAACGGTGGGTACCGACGCATCGGCATAGTCGGCCACGCTGACGAGGTTCAACCATCCGCCATCGTTTCGCTCGAGCTTGCGGCGCGTATCCATAGCAATCCTTCGTTGGCTGTCGATTGTTTCTACTGGGCAGTTCTATCTAGCGTATCAGGTGCACAAGATTGATCAATCCTGGTGTTACCCGCCGGGGTAAAAGTGGATGGAAAAACTGGCCGACCGAGGTCATCGACTGGAAAGACTTCCTGGCCGTGTTGATGGCACGAGTCGCATTTGAGATAGCGCCTGCGGAGATTGCCTTGGGTCTTCGTGCTGTACCGGCGTAGTGTGCCGTGGTTGCAGGCAGGGCAGGGGTCGAGGTGTCGCATGGGGTAAAACTCCGTGTTCATTGCTCGCGGGTCACAATCGTTTCGTTCCTTCGCGGTCAGGCGTAGCGTAGCGAAGACGCCGAGGTACCGCGTAATGTTTCTGTATGTATGCGCTCTGACGCCCCCACTAGGTGACACCAGAGCGCATACTAGCGGACGTCAGAGCGCACACTAGAAGTATGTTTAGAGGGCGTGCTTACGCCCCCTCTAGCTGACTTTTTCCGGCTCAATTGCCCAGTGATCTTGAACACTCTAGGGATTGTTCCCTGTCGTGGCTCAACGAGTTGAATAGCTTTCCAAGCCTCTAGATCGGCGAACAACTTTCTCGCAGTTCTCTGATGGACGCCAAGTGATTTGGCAAGGACCGTTGTCGATACGCGAAACACTCTATCGACGTCTGCATGCCGGAAGAACACCATCATTGCTAATCCGTGACGGGGCGGTACCCTTTGCAGCATCTTGTCAACGAGTGCATTTAGGTGTTGAAACCGCCTAGCAGACTTGGACTTGGAAGTGCTCACAAGAAAAAGTCCTCCACTGAATCATCGCTATCGACTTCTGTTAGGTTGCCAAACTCCGCGAGCGGTTGCGGCGTTCGCGCTAAGAACTCCATACGCGGTCGGTCAAACTCAAGCTTGAAGTCCTTTTGCGCTCCGTGGCGATTCTTGACGCACGCAAGCGTTACTCGCCGGCGCCATTCCTCGCCAAGGGCTCCCTCATCCCGCAGGACGTATGCTGAATCGGCGTTGTACTCAACCTCCCCCGACTCCTTGAAGGAGCTTAGGCTTAGCTCTGTGGCGTTGTGAGAACCTTTGGAATCCCTCTTTGTTGCCGACAGTGCTAGAACAGCATGTCCGCGCAGACAAAGTCGCCGTAGCGTCGCTGCAACTTCACCGACACCTATCCGCAAATCCTTCCCACTGGGTGCGAACTTTTGCAGGTAGTCGACAATGATTAGGCTCGGCTTCTCGCCTGCCAGCCTTGCAAGATTGAACAGATTGCATTCCTCGACTACCTGTACTCGCAACAGTGTCGCGCGTATATCGCTGGCCACCTCGTCGATACGTTCACGCTCATACTGGGTAAGTCGGCCGAAACGCAGATCGTCGCTTTTGATTCGTGTGCGTCTCGTGAACTCCCGCCTTAGCAGTGCACTGAAATGCATCTCAGCATTCGCGATAATCACCTGTAAGTCCGCGTTGAGCTCGATAGCGTCGAAAGCTACCTGGGAGGCGATAACCGTCTTACCGGTCCCTGGGGGACCTCCCAGGACAGTAAGCAGTCCAAACCCAACCTCAATTCCATCGAGCGCGTCCCGCTGCCGAATCAACTGTGGGAGCGTCCCACTGTGAATGTCATCCATGTAGCCATCAAGCAACTTAATCGCAGACGTCGTAACTGGTGGCAGTTGCAGCTGTAAGCCTCCTGTGGTCGTCTCCGTGGCACTTGTCGAATCTGTAGTTGTTGCCACTTCGGTTTGACCTGCTACAGTCTCGGGAGCGCCAGCGGTCGTCTCGTAGGTTTTTGCTGCTTCTGTTTCACCTGTTGGCGCTGTGAGGTTATCAGTGTCGACAGTTAGGATTTCCCTTTTTCTCGCAAACTTGTCCTCGCGAGGCTTTCCTCTGTACAGACCATTCTGAACGCATTGCTGCACCTCCATTTCATCCAGTGGCACCGGCAGGAGTGCGTTCCAAACGAGGACATATCCAAGAATGTCTGACTCGCTCAGACGCTCGCCGTCATCCCCAACGATTGAGGCCAAATTGCCAGCCAATCGAAACGCACAGCTGTTCCGTCCGCCTTCGTGAGGTTTGTCGGCCGCTTGGATGTAGCCCTGTGCGCGAGCATCAAGAAAACCTGAAGGACATCCAACATTGAAGCGTGACAACTGTTGCCGTTGAATTGTCGGTGTTAAGTGCTTCTCTAGTCCTGGGAGCTCGAATTCTTGCAATTTGTACCGACGGTCGGAATTGATAAACAGCGGTGCAACAGTGTTCCCCGACTTGCGAATCGAGCCGACTGGCCGCAATAGTCGGTCCAAGTTAGCAGTGGAATCAACTTTCGCACCCTTAGCGCAGATCCTCAGTTCTTCCAACCATCGGCCCGAGATTGCCGCGCATCGCATGCGGTTCTCATCGTCGAAGATGTAGTGCGGTTCATCGAGCAGCCAGTAAACGTGGTAGCCGCCATCGTCGCCATCGGACTGGATAATAGCGCTAGGTGACAGTGGCATCGTGTCGAGTGCGGCAAGCATGTCCTGCTGAGTAGCGTAGCCAGGTTTGCCTGCATCAATGTCGAAATGCAATGAGACAACCGCTTCGACCTCCTTCTCCGAGCCGATACCGTGCAGATTGCGTTGTTTGACGCGATCGTAGTCAATTGGATTTACCTTGATAAACAAATCAGTGGGCTCAAGCTCTACATGTCGCGCCGCTAAATCCAGTTGATCGATATTAAACACCGCTGACACTTGATTGCGACAGGGCTTTACGAATACGACCTGACCACGACTGCAGTTCCCGTACAATGCATGGAGGTATTCACTCGACAGTACGTTTGCATTCTTAGTCACGCTCGTGCTCCTCAACGGCTAGCTGATAGAGAGCCATATCCCAAGTTTCCCCTTTTGTCGCGATCCTATTGGCGACGCGACTTTTCAAGTTTTCAGGAATTTGTGCTGCGATAGCTTCCTCGCGAGCGGTAACAAGACTTTGTATAAGTTCTTGATTTGCCCTTCTCACGGCAATTGCTCGACGGTATGCAGCTTCCAAGACTTGAATGTCAGGTACCAGCCGCATCGGAAGATGCCCTTTCAGCTTGCCCTCTAGCCACCCAATAAACTCGGGTGCGGTGAACGCATTGAGTTCAACACGTCTACCTGAACGGAGATAAGAGACTTCCTCCGACGTGACGTTCTCCAGGCAGATGTTACGGTACTTGACCTTTTCCGACGCCAATGAGTATTCTTCGACGTCGGCCAGACGCAGGCCGAAGTCAGTCACGTTTATTTGGTGCTGGAAATGGTATGCAACCCGATCGTTGTCTAGGGCATACTCCGACTCTGATGTCAGGCAGCTGGCAATCTGAAATCCAGCTTCGTCGAAATCATGCACTACAAAAAGCGGTACGCCACCGTCAACACGGCAAACATGATCAACGAGTTGTCTCGCGGCAGCGACGGACTGGCCTTTGCACGAAAGGATCGCCAAGTCGAATCGTTCCGCGATTTTTGCCTCGTTCAACAGCGGCTCGAATCCTTCCTTTTCGATATAAAGCACTGCGGCGTATCGCTCGTTTTCCGCAATCGACGGCCACTGGGTGGGAAGCGAGATGTGTTGCAGGTCGCTCACCGCAGTCCGGTCCCGCAAGTACCTGTCAATCGAGAGCGTTCCAACCGGAATGCGCACTTCGTTGTTAGCGTTGGGAACGGTGAATGTTCCTCGAGGATCCGCGGTGATCTTCCAGTCGACCGTGTGAGTGTTGAGATACTTGCGTAGGATGGTCTGCGAGAAGTAGGCTGCATCGATTTCACGACCAGTCAACTCACGGAATTTCTCGCGGCTTGCGTAGTACATCTGTCGCTGGGATACCGGAAATCTTCCGTTGCCAGACGCATGCTGGTAAGCGTCTGGGAGTATTTGATGTGCAATGTCAGAAAAGTTCACTCGATTTGAGTAGTAGTAGCCTCGCGGACGGCGGGATCCGCGCTCCTCAGCCTTACGCTGCTTCGCCCAGCCCTTGGTTACGGACTGGATCGCACCAATGATTGCGTCTGACTTCATGTCTCACTCCTCAACGATTACGGAAGACTTGCCTCGGTCCGAGTACTGGACCTTTGGACAACTGATATGCAGTACAACAACGGTGGGCTCATCACGACCGGCACGCTGTTCCTCAAGAACGGAATCGAGCGATTTCCCATACGCGCCCAATTGCCGGAAGGGATTGATAATGGCCGGGCTCCAGTTCACGCCAGTGATAATGCGGCGTGGCCTCGTCTCCTCCGGACAGTACGCGAAACAGGTCTCTATAACCCATGGAATCCCGTCGTCCGTACCTACGACTTTCTTGTAGGCAAAGCTCTCAGGATCCCCTCCAGCCAGCGCACAGCGAGACTGCAGGTGGTGTTCGCCAACGATTCCCAAAGCTGCTGGCCTAACGGGCTTTGCCTCGCTTTTCATCGCCGTAAGCAGTCTGCCCACTAAGCCTCTATCGATGCAGTCATCGGCGACTAATTCCGATAGGAGAGTTCGCGACAGACCGACTGCTTCCAGCACCTTCCTCTGCTTCGCTGAGCCGGTCAGACCACGGAATTCAGCAATGAACTCACGGACCAACCGGTCCCGATGGCAGATGTTGGCAGCAATCAATCGCTCGAGCTCGTCGACACCGTACCAGTGTGGATCGGTAGGATTCGACGGCAACCATTTATTCCAACTAGGGGCGGACGCTTCGAGGTCCACTCGCTCACCCTCCCAGTCAACGGAGAGCGACAGATGAGGATTGAGCCAACAGTAGTCTTCGGCAATTTGTAAAAATCGGGCCTTCGAATGCTCTAGGATTAACCTAGCTGAATCGGGCCACTGCACGCTTACAACAGTTCCTTCAGTGATGGGTGAGTCGCCCAGCTGATGGTCAATCTTGGGCTCCTGGCGCACTCGATCCACGGTAACCCTGATCTCATGCTGCACCCCTTGAGACTGGATGACAACGGAACCTTCACCACAAAGCGCGAAGGGCATGGCCACCACTGTTTTGAGCGCGTTCCCTTGCGATCCCCGACACGGCGACACATAAGCCTCGCGGCTGGAGACGCGGACATTGAAATCCAATACGGAGTCAACGACACTTGGCGGGAGCCCTGGGCCGTTGTCTGAGATCGTCAAGCCTGATTCATCAACACAGACTTGGATGCGCGGCGGCACTCCAGCCTCCTCACAGGCGTCCAGTGCGTTGTCGACCAGCTCCTTGAGGCACACCAGTGGCCACTCGGCAACTTGGTGTCCGGTCTGAGCTACAAGCTCCTTCCTGGATAGAAAATCGAGTGCTCGATTCGTTTCAAAATGGAGACGGACAAGTTTGGTGGTGTCGGCCATCAATGGCGGTTCCTTGGATAAGATTGCTGTGTGCGTTCTAAATTCATGATCTTGGTGTCCGAGCACTAGCTACTCGCTGGCTCGGCAGTGATGCGCTGTACAGAAAAAGAGGATGGTCCAAACTCTCTATTGAGAAATCCAACGTAGAGTCGATTGAGATCCTGCCCGACTTCGGAACCACCGTCGATTTCGCAATTCCGACTGGTGGCGTCGAATCGATAGCGACCGTTCATCCTGATGGCACTTGGGCCGTGTAGGGCCTCCGCTGCGATAACGGCGACTAACAGCGTCGCCTCGGCTTCTCGTGCGTCCACGGACTTGTCGAAAGCGTAGCGATAAATTTCACGGATCACGGACAGTACTCCTGGGCAAATATCGGACGGGGATGAAAATGACATACGAAGAACGAAGGAAACCGTCGCGCTACTCATGCAAGTAAATCTGAAGTCCAGATAGCCTGTGACGCAAAGCCACCATGCGTCGGTAGATCGTTCCACGGCAGACGCCGAAATGTCGCGCTAATTCTGTCGCGGAATGGCCTTCAAGTTTTGCCTTGAGAAGTGACCGCTGCCCGCTAGTGAGATGTTCAGATGCTTCTTGGAGATCGATGCCCAGCTGCGTGTCGGCAAATGTTTGAGTACGACCGCCGATACGGCGTTTCAGAGACTGCTCGTCGATGCATTGCCAGAGTTCGGTAGCTGCATCCACTCCTGCGTCAACCGAAGAGTGGAGGGAGGCCAGATTGAGGGCTCCCTGGTGTTTCTTAGCGCGTCGCTGACGTGAAGCGTCCAGGAGTGAGCTGTCCGTGATCTGGCTAACGTAGCCGTAGAAGGAACCTCGCGTTTCATCAAAGTTCGACAATTTGGACAGTATCTGCAGCATGGTGTGGCTGCATGTATCTTCCAAATCGTGGGCAGTCAGGGTTCGGCCAAAGAAGCGTTTAGCTTTCCGAAGGACTAGCTTCCTGCATTCCTCAACTTGGTGGTCAGAAAGCGACGGCGAAATCCGCATTGAACTGCTCCGAGAATAAGAACGGGTGTTTCTTATTCCCGGCGCACGTGCGCTTAGATGACGTTAGATGAGCGCAAACCCCGTATGGACAATGGTTTACATCGCGCAATATTTTCTTTCTTGAGCTATGTCTTCCCCCCCCTTGCGCGCAAGGTTTCAGTCGGATTCCGAACCTTTGCGTGACGGATTGCGCCCCCTCTGTCTGGCTCCTAAATCAATTTCCGAAGGATCCATCGGCACTGGAACCGCAGCTTTTGCTTTTTCCTTAGCGAGCATATTCTGAACAGTGGGTGGTAGCGGATTACCCTTTTCGTACCACTCACGTGCGATTTTGATCCATCGCGAAATCGTCCCCAAATCCACTGTCACTTTGAGTTTCTTCTTGATTTCTGCGTTTGACAATTGCGACAGTGTACGGAGCAGGTATGCAGCTATTTGTTCCTTCTTGGGGGGCTTCAGTTTTTCAGGGGCCTCCTCCATCAGGGACGCATAGGTTCGGCCCGAAGTAAGATCATCCAGCGTCTGTCGCAATTCAACCACAAGTTCCTCGATCGCACTAAGGCTAGTCAGTAGGTGTGTCTCTGCCAGCCGCTTTTCCTCGTACGTTGGAGGGGGCTCATTTGCACGCAGTGGCGTGTTCAGATGAAGCGCTACCGCCGCGCCAACAACTAGCTTACCCATTTCGGGGATTACATTCGATTTGACGTTCTCTATTCCGTCCGGCCATCGCAGCTGCAAAATGTCCACTGACTCAGGGGGCACGATTTTCTGAGACCCCCACCATTCGCGCGCGTCTACCCGATAGCGATCCCTCAGCCTCGCTGCCAGATTGATCGTCTGGAGGTGTTGACGCAGGTCTGGATTAACAGCGGGCCACTGCCGGATCTCGTGCACGGCGTTGATGGCAGCATCCAGAACCTTGGGGAGAAGGTCTGCAACCCTCATGACATGGGCATCTTTGTGAATCGTCCCCAAAACAGAGTCGACTTCCCAGTACGAAAGCGGTCGGGGAGTCTGGGGTTCGGCGTCGTCGGCGGGAGCCGATTCGTCGAGAAGCAAGTGCTGTAGTCGTTCCAGTACTGGAAACTGCCCTTCGATCAAAAACTCGACTGCTTCGCGATCATCTATCCGATTTCCTTTGATGTCGTCATGGCAATCAATCATTGAAGTTCGCCCTGCCGAGCGATCCAGTGGTGGGGCAGTAAACTGCAGGCGCACAAACAATCCGTTTTGGAGCTCGTAGAGCGAATCATAGTAAGTTCCATGGTGCCGATACGGCATCGGCGAGGTGGCTGTCCAGCAGCGTCTTGCGTCTCTTAGCGGCTGAAACCAACTCCCATCTTCCAGCTTGACTGCTGAACCCTCGAAACTGAATTGTTGGCTCAACGGTCGCAAACCTTCATCGCTCACTTTCATCCCTCCAGAAAAACTTATGCGCGACACCCTCATCGTGCTCTGCGTATGTTAACCGGTAGGTCAAAGGGGCAAGTAGCGTCCCGACAAATCTTCGCGGCTGATCAAACGCAAAAATACAGGAATCTAATCGCAATGACGCATAAATCGTCTATGCCAGA
Coding sequences within it:
- a CDS encoding helix-turn-helix domain-containing protein, with amino-acid sequence MDTRRKLERNDGGWLNLVSVADYADASVPTVRRWLRRGLLPASKLASGTWRIRRDDLEAFLQGKAVAPSASQDELS
- a CDS encoding DNA modification methylase encodes the protein MKIEMWTLSKLKPYPGNPRINKHAVEAVATSLREYGFRQPIVVDAEGVVVCGHTRLQAAHKLGLDKVPVHIATDLTQEQVRAYRIADNQTATIADWNMDLLPLELCGLRDDGYDLGLLGFDAEELDRIMGGEVQDGECDPDDVPLPPEEPVTRPGDLWVLGKHRLLCGDSTKPEDLARLMDGQQADLWLTDPPYNVDYTGRTKDALKVANDSMAGQEFKAFLLGAFTNAFNVSKPGAAFYIWHADSEGYTFRGAVHECGQRVRQCLIWNKNIMVMGRQDYHWQHEPCLYGWKDGASHGWYSDRKQTTVLNFDRPSRSEQHPTMKPVALFAYLIVNSSARGSKVLDTFAGSGTTLLACEQTGRQAFLMELDPIYCDVIVDRYQRFSGKPAVLQRTGDSPIPMESSVQASR
- a CDS encoding DnaB-like helicase C-terminal domain-containing protein, which encodes MTKNANVLSSEYLHALYGNCSRGQVVFVKPCRNQVSAVFNIDQLDLAARHVELEPTDLFIKVNPIDYDRVKQRNLHGIGSEKEVEAVVSLHFDIDAGKPGYATQQDMLAALDTMPLSPSAIIQSDGDDGGYHVYWLLDEPHYIFDDENRMRCAAISGRWLEELRICAKGAKVDSTANLDRLLRPVGSIRKSGNTVAPLFINSDRRYKLQEFELPGLEKHLTPTIQRQQLSRFNVGCPSGFLDARAQGYIQAADKPHEGGRNSCAFRLAGNLASIVGDDGERLSESDILGYVLVWNALLPVPLDEMEVQQCVQNGLYRGKPREDKFARKREILTVDTDNLTAPTGETEAAKTYETTAGAPETVAGQTEVATTTDSTSATETTTGGLQLQLPPVTTSAIKLLDGYMDDIHSGTLPQLIRQRDALDGIEVGFGLLTVLGGPPGTGKTVIASQVAFDAIELNADLQVIIANAEMHFSALLRREFTRRTRIKSDDLRFGRLTQYERERIDEVASDIRATLLRVQVVEECNLFNLARLAGEKPSLIIVDYLQKFAPSGKDLRIGVGEVAATLRRLCLRGHAVLALSATKRDSKGSHNATELSLSSFKESGEVEYNADSAYVLRDEGALGEEWRRRVTLACVKNRHGAQKDFKLEFDRPRMEFLARTPQPLAEFGNLTEVDSDDSVEDFFL
- a CDS encoding toprim domain-containing protein, translating into MKSDAIIGAIQSVTKGWAKQRKAEERGSRRPRGYYYSNRVNFSDIAHQILPDAYQHASGNGRFPVSQRQMYYASREKFRELTGREIDAAYFSQTILRKYLNTHTVDWKITADPRGTFTVPNANNEVRIPVGTLSIDRYLRDRTAVSDLQHISLPTQWPSIAENERYAAVLYIEKEGFEPLLNEAKIAERFDLAILSCKGQSVAAARQLVDHVCRVDGGVPLFVVHDFDEAGFQIASCLTSESEYALDNDRVAYHFQHQINVTDFGLRLADVEEYSLASEKVKYRNICLENVTSEEVSYLRSGRRVELNAFTAPEFIGWLEGKLKGHLPMRLVPDIQVLEAAYRRAIAVRRANQELIQSLVTAREEAIAAQIPENLKSRVANRIATKGETWDMALYQLAVEEHERD
- a CDS encoding sigma-70 family RNA polymerase sigma factor: MRISPSLSDHQVEECRKLVLRKAKRFFGRTLTAHDLEDTCSHTMLQILSKLSNFDETRGSFYGYVSQITDSSLLDASRQRRAKKHQGALNLASLHSSVDAGVDAATELWQCIDEQSLKRRIGGRTQTFADTQLGIDLQEASEHLTSGQRSLLKAKLEGHSATELARHFGVCRGTIYRRMVALRHRLSGLQIYLHE